In one bacterium CG_4_10_14_0_2_um_filter_33_32 genomic region, the following are encoded:
- a CDS encoding serine hydroxymethyltransferase (catalyzes the reaction of glycine with 5,10-methylenetetrahydrofolate to form L-serine and tetrahydrofolate): MLKETDLEIYQIIEKEKQRQSEGIELIPSENYISQAVMEAMGSVLNNKYSEGYPRKRYYGGQQYIDEMEELAIKRAKDLFGAEHVNVQPYSGSPANIEALMALLEPGDKIMGMNLSHGGHLTHGHPVSFSGRLFKVVQYGLNKDTCMIDYDEVRKMALEEKPKLIISGATAYPRTIDFQKFADIAKEINAYSLSDVSHVVGLIIGEVHPSPFPFTDVVTTTTHKTLRGPRGGMIMCKNEYAEKIDKSVFPGAQGGPHDHINAAKAVALKEASTPEFKEYASQIVKNAKVIADELMSFGFNLVSNGTDNHLILVDLRNKQVTGKEAEVALDKVGLTVNKNAVPYDDRPPFDPSGIRLGSPAATTRGMQEGEMKKIARWINEAIENRSKENKLNEIREDVRQLCLSFPVPGIR, from the coding sequence ATGCTAAAAGAAACTGATCTAGAAATTTATCAAATAATTGAAAAAGAAAAGCAAAGGCAAAGCGAAGGCATTGAGCTTATACCTTCAGAAAATTATATTTCTCAGGCAGTGATGGAAGCAATGGGGTCTGTTTTAAATAATAAATATTCCGAAGGATATCCCAGAAAAAGGTACTACGGAGGCCAGCAATACATAGACGAAATGGAAGAATTAGCCATAAAAAGAGCTAAAGACTTATTTGGGGCAGAGCATGTAAATGTTCAGCCTTATTCTGGTAGTCCGGCTAACATCGAAGCTTTAATGGCCTTGCTTGAGCCAGGTGATAAAATTATGGGCATGAATCTGTCGCACGGCGGACATTTAACTCATGGTCACCCTGTTAGTTTTTCGGGGAGATTATTTAAAGTTGTGCAATATGGATTAAATAAAGATACCTGTATGATTGATTATGATGAAGTCAGAAAAATGGCATTGGAGGAAAAACCAAAGCTTATAATTTCCGGAGCCACTGCTTATCCTAGAACAATAGATTTTCAAAAGTTCGCAGATATAGCAAAAGAAATTAATGCATATTCTTTGTCTGACGTATCACACGTTGTCGGTTTAATTATAGGGGAAGTTCATCCTTCACCATTTCCATTTACAGACGTTGTAACCACCACAACACATAAAACTTTAAGGGGTCCGAGGGGTGGGATGATTATGTGTAAGAATGAATATGCGGAAAAGATAGATAAATCTGTTTTCCCGGGTGCTCAAGGTGGTCCCCATGATCATATTAATGCCGCAAAGGCGGTTGCTTTAAAAGAAGCTTCTACTCCAGAATTCAAAGAATATGCCAGCCAGATAGTAAAGAACGCTAAAGTTATAGCTGATGAATTAATGAGTTTTGGTTTTAATCTAGTTTCCAATGGTACGGATAACCATTTAATTCTTGTTGATTTAAGGAATAAACAGGTGACAGGTAAGGAAGCTGAAGTAGCTTTAGATAAAGTTGGGTTAACTGTTAACAAGAATGCAGTTCCCTATGATGATAGGCCGCCTTTTGACCCATCGGGCATTAGATTGGGTAGTCCTGCTGCAACAACAAGAGGTATGCAAGAAGGGGAAATGAAAAAAATCGCCCGCTGGATCAACGAAGCAATAGAGAATAGATCAAAAGAAAATAAACTGAACGAGATAAGAGAAGATGTTCGTCAGCTCTGTTTAAGTTTCCCAGTCCCCGGAATTAGATAA